One Pseudomonas sp. MH9.2 DNA segment encodes these proteins:
- a CDS encoding DUF2845 domain-containing protein, whose amino-acid sequence MLVKPLAAIFLICSILNEASATTRCGTRLVNPGDTLENVLQTCGQPVAQDSDGPVMRNNGVPRKGAQKTDVLVYGPNGGAYQYMLFINDKLIRVDTRRNEPSGNLLKWD is encoded by the coding sequence ATGTTAGTCAAGCCATTAGCAGCAATTTTTCTGATATGTTCTATCTTAAATGAAGCGAGTGCGACTACTCGCTGCGGAACGAGGCTGGTTAATCCTGGTGACACGCTTGAAAATGTTCTACAGACGTGTGGCCAGCCTGTCGCACAGGATAGTGATGGGCCTGTTATGCGAAATAATGGAGTGCCACGAAAAGGGGCGCAGAAAACAGATGTTTTAGTTTACGGTCCGAACGGTGGGGCCTATCAGTATATGCTTTTTATCAACGACAAGTTGATACGAGTAGATACTCGACGCAACGAGCCCTCCGGCAATCTATTGAAATGGGATTAG